The following proteins come from a genomic window of Candidatus Krumholzibacteriota bacterium:
- a CDS encoding NAD(P)/FAD-dependent oxidoreductase: MDYDIAVIGGGAAGMLAAGRAAENGLKVLLLERNDRLGRKLAITGKGRCNLTNSAETERFIENFGKKGKFLYGAITRFSSGDLVRFFARLGVEMKEERGGRIFPASDKASTVVKALERYLRSNGVEIGLSSRVERIVAGAESGSVEGVILKNGGKVINTGKVILATGGKSYPATGSTGDGYTIAARLGHTIVGPRQGLVPFDTEDRFVRDLQGLSLDNVEVTVFTGGRKTASGFGDMLFTHFGVSGPLILTMSGQITDDLAAGKTVEISIDFKPALTGEKLDRRLIREFAASGTKYFRTVMKNLLPGRLIPVFIKMSGIAPEKRCNQMTSAERNSLAALLKDFRLTLKRPRPFEEAIITRGGIDLKEIDPRTMRSKLIKGLYFCGEVIDIDGNTGGYNLQAAFSTAWLAAEACSDHKS; encoded by the coding sequence ATGGACTACGATATTGCAGTTATAGGTGGAGGAGCGGCCGGGATGCTCGCGGCCGGAAGGGCGGCGGAGAACGGTCTGAAGGTCCTTCTGCTCGAAAGGAACGATCGTCTCGGCAGGAAGCTGGCGATAACGGGGAAGGGAAGATGCAATCTTACCAACAGCGCCGAGACGGAGCGTTTCATCGAGAATTTCGGAAAGAAAGGAAAGTTCCTTTATGGAGCGATCACAAGGTTTTCCAGTGGCGATCTTGTGAGATTCTTCGCCAGGCTCGGCGTGGAAATGAAGGAGGAGAGAGGGGGAAGGATCTTCCCCGCCAGTGACAAGGCATCCACTGTCGTAAAAGCTCTCGAGAGGTATCTCAGATCAAACGGAGTCGAGATCGGGCTTTCATCGAGGGTGGAGAGGATAGTCGCGGGCGCGGAAAGCGGATCGGTCGAGGGAGTGATCCTGAAAAACGGCGGAAAGGTGATAAATACAGGTAAGGTGATCCTTGCCACGGGAGGCAAATCGTATCCCGCAACAGGGTCGACCGGCGACGGGTATACCATCGCAGCCCGCCTCGGTCACACGATTGTGGGGCCGAGACAGGGCCTTGTGCCTTTCGATACAGAGGATCGGTTCGTCCGCGATCTTCAGGGCCTTTCGCTGGATAATGTCGAAGTCACTGTCTTCACCGGAGGCAGGAAGACTGCTTCCGGTTTCGGAGATATGCTCTTCACTCATTTTGGAGTATCGGGTCCGCTCATCCTCACGATGAGCGGGCAGATAACAGACGATCTTGCCGCAGGCAAGACAGTCGAAATCTCGATCGATTTCAAACCGGCTTTGACCGGCGAGAAACTCGACAGGAGGCTGATCAGGGAATTTGCCGCTTCGGGAACGAAGTATTTCAGGACCGTGATGAAAAACCTTCTTCCAGGAAGATTGATACCTGTTTTCATAAAGATGAGCGGAATCGCGCCGGAAAAGAGATGCAACCAGATGACATCTGCAGAAAGAAACAGCCTTGCCGCTCTCCTTAAAGATTTCAGGCTTACCTTGAAACGCCCGAGGCCTTTTGAAGAAGCGATCATCACTCGCGGCGGGATAGATCTGAAAGAGATCGATCCCAGGACGATGAGATCGAAACTCATAAAGGGGCTCTATTTCTGCGGCGAAGTGATCGACATCGATGGCAACACGGGAGGGTACAATCTTCAGGCGGCCTTCTCTACCGCCTGGCTTGCCGCCGAGGCATGTTCGGACCATAAGTCATGA
- a CDS encoding T9SS type A sorting domain-containing protein, whose amino-acid sequence MQPRRLTTSFLLFVSIVALTFPAQAAWVDNGVRITEGERPEFESRIAPDGAGGAYIVWEQSFVSAFLKNSIFIQRIDGTGNILWGSGGISLSPDSTIAWSPADVSPDGSGGALVCWTDGRDSETNSRDVYAQRLDSNGNRLWGRWGAEVYTGSEDQDYPLIVSDGAGGAVIVWRDNRDSNIDLRAQRLDASGSMLWDPSGIPVCTDLSDQNRQQIATDGSGGVIVTWDDDRASSNDIYAQRVDLNGIIKWDLDGIPICVRANQQTFPRIVSDETGGAIITWQGSTVSLYAQRVDADGDTLWAANGIVVCSNPYGSRSDPQIAIDGSGGAVLCWYDSRTPRGIYGQRIDAAGDTLWNGAGAKICLAVGSMSDPRIASDGSGGAAIVWKESLRQQYDYGDVYAQTVDADGYAQGPSGGIAVCTAVNEQRYVHIATDSTGGGIITWTDNRYPATSQSDIYAGRAYFNGSTDAEIPDLPAAGYLSQNFPNPFNPVTTIEFGLERDSHLSLSIYDAAGRIIRKIVDEGRPAGHYAEAWDGKDANGNAVASGVYFFKLETETLKRSRKMILLR is encoded by the coding sequence ATGCAACCCAGGCGCTTGACGACTTCATTTTTGCTTTTTGTGTCGATTGTTGCATTAACCTTTCCCGCTCAGGCAGCATGGGTTGACAACGGAGTTCGGATCACCGAAGGGGAGAGGCCTGAATTCGAATCTCGTATAGCGCCGGATGGTGCCGGAGGCGCGTACATCGTCTGGGAACAGAGTTTCGTCAGCGCTTTTCTCAAAAACAGCATTTTTATTCAAAGGATCGACGGAACTGGAAATATCCTTTGGGGTTCCGGAGGCATATCACTCAGCCCGGATTCGACCATCGCCTGGTCGCCGGCAGACGTATCGCCTGACGGATCAGGTGGAGCGCTGGTTTGCTGGACCGATGGCCGCGATAGCGAGACCAATTCGCGGGATGTCTACGCCCAGCGCCTCGACTCGAACGGTAACCGACTCTGGGGAAGGTGGGGCGCCGAGGTCTATACGGGCTCCGAAGATCAGGATTATCCGCTTATTGTCTCAGACGGAGCGGGCGGAGCTGTGATCGTCTGGCGTGACAATCGCGATTCGAATATCGATCTTCGCGCTCAGCGCCTCGACGCGTCAGGGAGCATGCTCTGGGACCCGAGCGGTATACCTGTCTGCACGGATCTCTCAGATCAGAACCGTCAACAAATCGCAACGGATGGAAGCGGTGGCGTGATAGTCACATGGGACGATGACCGCGCTTCAAGCAACGATATATATGCACAGAGAGTAGATTTGAACGGGATCATCAAATGGGATCTTGACGGCATACCGATCTGTGTGAGAGCCAATCAACAGACTTTTCCCCGGATCGTTTCAGACGAGACTGGTGGAGCGATCATAACATGGCAGGGATCGACTGTATCATTGTACGCGCAGCGTGTTGATGCCGACGGAGACACCTTATGGGCTGCCAATGGCATAGTCGTCTGCTCCAATCCGTACGGATCGCGTTCCGATCCGCAGATCGCCATTGACGGAAGCGGAGGAGCGGTCCTGTGCTGGTATGATTCGCGGACACCAAGGGGAATCTATGGCCAGAGAATAGATGCTGCGGGCGATACGTTGTGGAACGGGGCCGGAGCAAAGATATGCCTGGCCGTCGGGTCGATGTCCGATCCGAGGATCGCCTCCGACGGAAGCGGAGGGGCGGCGATCGTATGGAAGGAATCTCTCAGGCAGCAGTATGACTATGGCGATGTCTATGCCCAGACCGTGGACGCGGATGGATACGCACAGGGTCCTTCCGGTGGGATCGCGGTATGCACAGCCGTCAACGAACAACGGTACGTTCATATCGCGACCGACAGCACAGGAGGCGGTATCATCACCTGGACCGACAACCGCTACCCCGCGACAAGCCAGTCTGACATATATGCAGGCAGAGCTTATTTCAACGGCTCGACGGATGCGGAGATACCGGATCTGCCCGCGGCAGGATACCTTTCGCAGAACTTTCCGAACCCGTTCAATCCCGTTACTACGATCGAATTCGGTCTGGAAAGGGATTCCCATCTCTCGCTGAGTATTTATGACGCGGCGGGAAGGATAATCAGGAAGATCGTTGACGAGGGAAGACCGGCGGGCCATTACGCCGAAGCCTGGGATGGAAAAGACGCTAACGGTAACGCGGTGGCGAGCGGCGTCTATTTTTTCAAACTGGAGACAGAAACGCTCAAACGATCCAGAAAGATGATACTGCTTCGCTGA
- a CDS encoding T9SS type A sorting domain-containing protein → MSPLFDPLLRKIKLMTVIAVSLAATAGPLRAAWPPDGILVCGEWQAQQSVEIIYDEAGGCIVAWEDMRVIPRKIFAQRLDGAGNEYWTSGGVQVSGTGDQRMIEMVSDDAGGAILVWLESGSTIVAQRIDPDGTKLWDSRGINVADGDMGEILAVADGSGGCIMAWVQNVSGSRIYAQKIDRDGTIVWDDTPDNVVVSDASPDEGYPSLACDGFGGALVAFQSLRFGSLDLDIYVQRVFASGEVWIADGVPVALGHYNREEPVVAPDGFGGAFVCWEFEWGGEHDIYMNKVDAAGSAEWGTEKMVCVEDGDQYDLAMIEDGSGGVYVAWCDEREYGQDIYAQRLDRFGNGLWTTNGIQVIAEDENEFPMLLPCEEGVIAVWADHRGGGALFAQKVDISGGVMWDSYGVEVLQGDPRNLDFDVASDGACGILATITDDREGQVQDVYAQYLDALGDTSAPEPVIVSAEDVPGDQGGCLRINFAASDRDDNNQPLQLSRYDIWQRIEGLAATSSPAVLLMTGSDGRTILRAPAGGVVPEGSWELIASLDATQSETYACRVSTLADSSTSGIPWSVYMVTGHTTDPAVWYASAADSGYSVDNLAPEPPMGLAAEQDYNPEGLQLTWEKNTENDLAWYAIHRGTSEGFIPGTSTLVATPAVSEWFDEAWSWDQDYWYKVCAVDIHGNESSFAVSGPGDMTGEDLPDLPHLSYLNQNYPNPFNPSTTILFGLRQDSRVSLKVYDISGKLVSVVLDENRSAGHYTEHWNGLNSRGVPVASGVYFYRLISMELDQTRRMVLIR, encoded by the coding sequence ATGTCACCTCTTTTCGATCCATTGTTACGAAAGATAAAACTTATGACAGTCATCGCGGTATCTCTTGCGGCAACAGCCGGACCTCTCCGCGCCGCCTGGCCCCCCGATGGTATTCTGGTCTGCGGCGAATGGCAGGCGCAGCAATCTGTAGAGATAATATACGACGAAGCTGGGGGATGCATCGTGGCGTGGGAAGACATGAGAGTCATTCCCCGGAAGATCTTCGCGCAGCGGCTCGATGGAGCTGGGAACGAGTACTGGACCTCTGGAGGAGTGCAGGTGAGTGGTACCGGCGATCAGAGAATGATCGAGATGGTCAGCGATGACGCCGGCGGCGCCATACTGGTCTGGCTCGAATCAGGTTCGACGATCGTCGCGCAGCGGATCGACCCGGATGGAACGAAGCTCTGGGATTCGCGCGGAATTAATGTCGCCGATGGGGATATGGGAGAGATCCTCGCCGTAGCGGATGGTTCGGGTGGATGCATCATGGCCTGGGTCCAGAACGTAAGCGGGTCGCGTATCTACGCCCAGAAGATAGACCGCGACGGGACGATAGTATGGGATGACACCCCGGATAATGTCGTCGTCTCCGACGCCTCGCCGGACGAGGGCTACCCATCCCTCGCCTGCGACGGATTCGGGGGAGCCCTGGTCGCTTTCCAGAGCCTGCGTTTCGGTTCTCTCGATCTTGACATCTACGTGCAGAGGGTCTTCGCGTCGGGAGAGGTCTGGATCGCTGACGGTGTACCCGTGGCACTCGGTCACTATAATCGGGAAGAACCAGTCGTAGCACCTGACGGATTCGGCGGGGCTTTTGTCTGCTGGGAGTTCGAATGGGGCGGTGAACACGATATTTACATGAACAAGGTCGATGCGGCAGGCTCTGCCGAATGGGGAACGGAGAAGATGGTCTGCGTGGAAGATGGTGACCAGTATGACCTTGCAATGATCGAAGACGGCTCTGGAGGAGTCTACGTCGCGTGGTGCGACGAACGCGAGTACGGGCAGGATATATATGCCCAGAGATTGGACAGGTTCGGTAACGGGCTCTGGACAACGAACGGCATTCAGGTTATCGCGGAGGACGAGAATGAGTTCCCGATGCTCCTTCCCTGCGAAGAGGGTGTTATCGCGGTCTGGGCTGACCACCGCGGAGGGGGCGCTCTTTTCGCGCAGAAGGTCGATATTTCAGGGGGGGTGATGTGGGACAGCTATGGAGTCGAAGTCCTGCAGGGTGATCCGAGAAACCTTGATTTCGACGTAGCTTCCGATGGCGCCTGTGGAATACTGGCGACGATCACCGACGACCGGGAAGGGCAGGTGCAGGATGTTTACGCTCAGTACCTGGACGCGCTGGGAGACACCTCGGCTCCTGAACCGGTGATAGTGTCGGCAGAGGACGTTCCCGGCGACCAGGGAGGCTGTCTCAGGATCAATTTCGCCGCCTCGGACAGGGATGATAACAATCAGCCTCTCCAGCTCTCGCGTTACGATATCTGGCAGAGGATCGAAGGATTGGCGGCAACCTCCAGCCCCGCGGTCCTCCTCATGACGGGATCTGACGGCAGAACGATCCTGCGGGCACCCGCAGGAGGAGTCGTTCCGGAGGGCAGCTGGGAACTTATTGCCAGCCTTGACGCCACCCAGAGCGAGACTTACGCCTGCCGCGTCTCGACACTTGCCGATTCCTCGACCTCGGGTATCCCGTGGTCGGTCTACATGGTCACAGGGCATACTACAGATCCCGCCGTATGGTACGCGAGCGCTGCCGACAGCGGATATTCGGTCGATAACCTCGCTCCGGAGCCACCGATGGGGCTTGCGGCGGAACAGGATTACAATCCGGAAGGCCTCCAGTTGACATGGGAAAAAAACACGGAGAACGATCTTGCCTGGTATGCTATCCACAGAGGCACGAGTGAAGGGTTCATTCCCGGCACTTCCACGCTGGTAGCGACACCGGCGGTGTCGGAGTGGTTCGATGAAGCATGGTCATGGGATCAGGATTACTGGTACAAGGTCTGCGCGGTCGACATTCACGGAAACGAGAGCTCCTTCGCAGTATCGGGCCCCGGCGACATGACTGGAGAGGATCTCCCCGATCTGCCTCATCTATCGTACCTCAATCAGAATTATCCGAACCCCTTCAATCCTTCGACCACGATACTCTTCGGGCTCAGGCAGGATTCGCGTGTAAGCCTGAAAGTATATGACATCTCCGGCAAGCTTGTCAGTGTCGTCCTGGATGAGAACAGGAGCGCGGGACATTATACCGAACACTGGAACGGCCTTAATTCGCGCGGCGTCCCTGTCGCAAGCGGCGTATACTTCTACCGGCTCATCTCAATGGAGCTTGACCAGACGAGAAGGATGGTGCTGATAAGATAA
- a CDS encoding T9SS type A sorting domain-containing protein: MSRNIIVSILLVLIISSLFPGEGQAQWSKIGAPVCLLGGTQLRPKSASDGSGGAVIAFRSTVGISRYKIFAQKVNGGGEMLWPATGIAVGADTLSQFDHNIVSDGAGGCIIVWDQDTAGSDYHVYAQRIDESGTVLWGESGVRVCTSNTHQVNPEVVSDGAGGAFIVWTNSYMGSPTGQDIFAQRISAAGNRVWVDTGFAICNATDSQSFPVVAGDGAGGLLITWTDFRSAANYDVYAQYIDGNATVKWDANGKGIASTSEEEYEPDVIADGEGGAYIAWTISTATNGYDIQLSRIDSDGSIHYNWQTFGEFVTWVPGTQQWPRLLLSENGSVIVIWMDNNASISIYAQRMTHYGYPVWEDDGIPLITSNGIPSGFHAAPDGEGGAIVTFNLGSDYQAARALRVTGNGDLLWDSDGILLTEGMNYQGVWGLVPTDGGVIATFDAFGPIDHDCFAQRIDNNGRWGNPAPAPVQALDVPYDQGGNVLLTWVRSYLDAQPYYLISHYSVWRKMSEGALLSPGSGYETVGLADIGPDYDGKAVLIDGAGAAASAWEWIENVEAAMLPEYSCSVPTYYDSIDATDGMHEFAIAAHETTPVIFWMSGPIEGYSVDNLAPAVPAGIVGEQQEEPAGLLVSWTRNTESDLACYNIYRAFDEEFVPAGDNLILTSTGNSVFDTKWTNGDGAFYKVCAVDIHGNIGAPATLSPGSIILETQLQSFAAVYGAESIVVSWTLSISGEFMEFRVSRSVGNREFSLIEDAAIKSDGLAFAYVDNEIEAGKAYRYLVEVTDEEGTRVLFETGPVSTPARELALFQNFPNPFNPSTVISFNLPVRTDVAIDIFDIAGRKVRALDCGVLTAGLKSVRWNGVSDNGDKVSSGVYFYRLTAGKEQITRKMILMR; encoded by the coding sequence ATGTCCCGGAATATCATCGTTTCCATCTTGCTCGTTCTTATTATCTCATCCCTTTTCCCCGGCGAGGGCCAGGCCCAGTGGAGCAAGATCGGAGCACCTGTCTGTCTTCTGGGGGGGACCCAGCTCCGCCCGAAATCGGCGAGCGATGGAAGCGGAGGAGCGGTGATCGCCTTCAGATCGACAGTCGGAATTTCGAGATACAAGATATTCGCCCAGAAGGTAAACGGCGGAGGGGAGATGCTGTGGCCCGCAACCGGTATCGCAGTCGGAGCCGACACTCTCAGCCAGTTCGACCATAATATCGTCAGTGATGGAGCAGGCGGCTGCATAATCGTCTGGGACCAGGATACCGCCGGGTCTGATTATCACGTGTACGCGCAGAGGATCGACGAGAGCGGCACTGTCCTCTGGGGTGAGAGCGGCGTAAGGGTCTGCACATCAAATACTCACCAGGTCAACCCCGAGGTAGTCTCCGATGGAGCAGGCGGAGCCTTTATCGTCTGGACGAACAGCTATATGGGGTCGCCGACCGGGCAGGATATTTTCGCGCAGAGGATCAGCGCGGCCGGTAACCGCGTTTGGGTCGATACGGGGTTTGCCATATGCAACGCGACCGACTCACAGTCTTTTCCAGTGGTGGCCGGTGATGGAGCGGGAGGGCTGCTGATAACCTGGACCGATTTCCGCAGCGCGGCAAATTACGACGTCTACGCTCAGTATATCGACGGGAACGCGACTGTCAAATGGGATGCTAACGGAAAAGGAATAGCCTCGACTTCAGAAGAAGAGTACGAACCGGACGTAATCGCTGACGGCGAAGGTGGCGCTTATATCGCGTGGACGATAAGTACTGCAACCAACGGCTATGATATCCAGCTAAGCCGGATCGACAGCGATGGATCGATCCACTATAACTGGCAGACCTTTGGAGAGTTTGTCACATGGGTTCCGGGAACCCAGCAATGGCCCCGGCTCTTGCTATCGGAAAACGGCAGCGTCATCGTAATCTGGATGGATAATAACGCCAGCATATCGATCTATGCCCAGAGAATGACCCACTACGGATATCCGGTCTGGGAGGACGATGGTATTCCTCTGATAACATCGAACGGTATACCTTCAGGATTCCATGCGGCCCCGGACGGAGAGGGTGGAGCGATCGTCACCTTCAATCTGGGCAGCGATTACCAGGCCGCGCGGGCGCTGAGAGTGACAGGCAACGGTGACCTCCTCTGGGACAGCGACGGAATACTGCTGACAGAAGGGATGAATTATCAGGGCGTCTGGGGCCTGGTCCCGACCGATGGCGGCGTAATAGCGACTTTCGACGCTTTCGGGCCGATCGATCATGACTGCTTCGCCCAGCGAATAGATAACAACGGTCGATGGGGTAATCCAGCGCCCGCACCTGTCCAGGCCCTCGATGTCCCCTACGATCAGGGTGGTAATGTCCTGCTTACCTGGGTCCGCTCATACCTTGACGCCCAGCCATATTACCTGATCTCCCACTACTCGGTATGGAGAAAGATGAGCGAAGGCGCCCTGCTCTCTCCGGGAAGTGGTTACGAAACGGTCGGGCTTGCCGATATCGGCCCCGATTACGACGGAAAAGCCGTCCTGATAGACGGCGCGGGAGCCGCCGCATCGGCGTGGGAGTGGATCGAAAATGTGGAGGCAGCGATGCTTCCCGAGTACTCCTGTTCGGTCCCCACCTATTATGATTCCATCGATGCTACCGATGGAATGCACGAGTTCGCGATCGCGGCTCACGAGACGACTCCAGTCATCTTCTGGATGTCCGGCCCGATCGAAGGATACTCGGTCGACAACCTGGCACCGGCCGTTCCCGCAGGTATAGTGGGAGAGCAGCAGGAAGAGCCGGCGGGACTGCTCGTCTCATGGACTCGTAACACTGAGTCCGACCTTGCTTGCTACAATATTTACAGGGCATTCGACGAGGAATTCGTTCCCGCTGGGGACAACCTCATCCTGACGTCAACCGGTAACTCTGTTTTCGATACCAAATGGACCAACGGCGACGGTGCCTTTTACAAGGTATGCGCCGTTGATATTCACGGGAATATCGGCGCTCCGGCTACACTCAGCCCGGGCAGCATCATCCTGGAGACACAGCTTCAGTCATTCGCCGCCGTTTACGGGGCGGAATCGATAGTTGTCTCATGGACATTATCAATATCTGGAGAGTTCATGGAGTTTCGAGTCTCGCGTTCTGTCGGAAACAGGGAATTCTCCCTGATCGAGGACGCGGCGATCAAATCAGATGGCCTCGCTTTCGCTTACGTCGATAATGAAATAGAAGCGGGCAAGGCTTATCGATACCTTGTGGAGGTGACTGACGAGGAAGGCACGAGAGTGCTTTTCGAAACGGGACCGGTATCGACTCCGGCAAGGGAGCTGGCGCTATTCCAGAATTTTCCCAACCCGTTCAACCCTTCCACGGTGATAAGCTTCAATCTGCCGGTCCGAACTGATGTCGCGATCGATATATTCGACATCGCGGGCAGGAAGGTCCGCGCCCTCGACTGCGGGGTACTTACCGCCGGGTTAAAGAGCGTCAGGTGGAACGGTGTCAGCGATAACGGCGACAAGGTCTCTTCGGGAGTCTACTTCTACCGTCTGACCGCGGGAAAGGAGCAGATCACCAGGAAGATGATCCTGATGCGTTAG
- a CDS encoding T9SS type A sorting domain-containing protein produces the protein MRMIFKAAGLLCLALSLGLPSPGMAQWIKDGVPIAALANMQNVTDMISDGAGGAYVVWRDYRNIGNADVYMQRIDSYGFPLWADGGIAVAEGPSQQGDPVICMKDGGNVVVAYRDNVNGNDDIFAQCVDPDGNILWASTGMPVCLHSSYQGAPRIAAGTSGYMYIGWVDSRNGNQDVFIQRINWNGVTQWAADGFVVCNAAQVQDGLQMIADGSGGVTMVWEDYRDATNLLIYAQKVSSTGFVQWTANGVRLSTSNSWQNLPKLITDSSGGAIVVWYDDRNGVDTDIYSQRILSNGNTYWLPSGRSICTATGGQYFPDLTTDGGGGAIITWQDQRIPAYYHVYAQRVNASGNAQWTTNGLPLSDYTGGQRTPCIVSDGVGGAIIAWKDQRQGSEYDIHAQRIDAAGSKMWATEGERVSGAINHQVTAMITTDGAQGAIITWNDLRYEDSNDYDVYAQRMEKWGHWGYPAPMLTGAADVPNDQGGRVMLTWDASYLDAYPTEIVTHYSIWRSTDGATYTQIDSMDAYYLDSYQYAASTTADSSALGDATHWFKIRARTSSSLFWWTSQPLSCHSVDNLSPSMPTGAYLEQNFPNPMNPVTIIKFGLDAPEFVSLRIYDAAGRLVRELVNGPMPAGYHDKLWDGRTDGGVLAASGVYFYKLSAGEYTETKKMVLLR, from the coding sequence ATGAGGATGATATTCAAAGCGGCGGGTCTTCTCTGCCTGGCGCTCTCGCTCGGTCTGCCTTCGCCTGGCATGGCGCAGTGGATTAAGGACGGCGTACCGATCGCGGCTCTCGCCAACATGCAGAACGTGACTGATATGATCTCCGATGGAGCCGGCGGGGCTTACGTAGTCTGGAGGGATTACCGGAATATTGGAAATGCCGATGTATATATGCAGAGGATCGACTCGTACGGCTTCCCCCTTTGGGCCGACGGAGGGATCGCCGTCGCTGAAGGGCCCTCCCAGCAGGGAGACCCTGTCATCTGTATGAAAGATGGGGGAAACGTCGTCGTTGCCTATCGCGACAATGTCAATGGCAACGATGACATATTCGCCCAGTGCGTGGACCCCGATGGAAACATCCTTTGGGCGTCCACAGGGATGCCGGTCTGTCTGCATTCGAGCTACCAGGGCGCTCCACGCATCGCGGCCGGCACTTCGGGATACATGTACATCGGCTGGGTGGACTCGCGAAACGGGAACCAGGACGTATTCATCCAGCGTATCAACTGGAATGGCGTTACCCAATGGGCGGCCGACGGGTTCGTTGTATGCAACGCAGCCCAGGTCCAGGACGGATTACAGATGATCGCCGATGGCAGCGGAGGCGTCACCATGGTATGGGAAGATTACCGGGACGCCACCAACCTGCTTATTTACGCGCAGAAAGTCAGCTCGACGGGATTCGTTCAGTGGACAGCTAACGGCGTCAGGCTGAGCACCAGCAATTCGTGGCAGAACCTGCCCAAGCTGATCACCGACAGCTCGGGCGGAGCAATCGTCGTATGGTACGACGACCGTAACGGCGTCGATACCGACATCTACTCCCAACGCATTCTCAGCAACGGGAACACATACTGGCTCCCCTCGGGAAGATCGATATGCACCGCGACCGGCGGTCAGTATTTCCCGGATCTGACGACCGACGGAGGTGGCGGAGCGATAATCACGTGGCAGGATCAGAGAATACCCGCCTATTACCATGTCTACGCCCAGCGCGTCAACGCCTCCGGTAACGCGCAGTGGACAACCAACGGCCTTCCTTTATCAGACTACACGGGCGGGCAGAGGACGCCATGTATCGTCTCCGACGGCGTCGGCGGCGCCATAATAGCGTGGAAGGACCAGAGACAAGGGAGCGAATACGACATCCACGCGCAGCGTATAGACGCGGCCGGTTCAAAAATGTGGGCCACAGAGGGCGAGAGGGTATCAGGAGCGATCAATCACCAGGTGACAGCCATGATAACTACCGATGGGGCGCAGGGGGCGATCATCACATGGAACGACCTCAGGTATGAGGATTCCAACGACTACGACGTCTACGCGCAGAGGATGGAGAAATGGGGCCACTGGGGCTACCCGGCGCCGATGCTCACAGGAGCAGCGGATGTCCCGAATGACCAGGGCGGACGCGTGATGCTTACCTGGGATGCCTCCTACCTTGACGCCTATCCAACCGAGATCGTCACGCATTATTCGATCTGGCGAAGCACCGACGGAGCCACCTACACGCAGATAGACAGTATGGACGCCTACTACCTCGACTCCTACCAGTACGCGGCCTCCACGACCGCCGATTCGAGCGCTCTCGGCGACGCGACGCACTGGTTCAAGATAAGGGCAAGGACTTCAAGCTCCCTGTTCTGGTGGACATCTCAACCATTGAGCTGCCACTCGGTAGACAACCTCTCTCCTTCGATGCCGACCGGAGCCTATCTGGAACAGAATTTCCCCAACCCGATGAATCCTGTCACGATAATAAAGTTCGGGCTGGACGCTCCGGAATTCGTCTCGCTGAGGATATACGACGCTGCGGGCCGGCTCGTGCGAGAACTGGTGAACGGACCGATGCCCGCCGGGTATCACGACAAGCTGTGGGATGGCAGGACCGATGGCGGTGTTCTGGCCGCCAGCGGAGTGTACTTCTACAAATTGTCAGCCGGCGAGTACACGGAGACAAAGAAGATGGTGCTTTTGAGATAG